Proteins found in one Erythrobacter sp. KY5 genomic segment:
- a CDS encoding DNA cytosine methyltransferase, with protein sequence MKALDLFSGPGGLSIGMKRAGIEPVACVEKRKDAVETYDAHTPDAEHYQNDIRSVSFEKYRGVVDVIYGGPPCQPFSTGGLRRGTADARNMFPEFMRALDEARPAAFLCENVPGLATRSRVKYLAELLQDFEAKGYNISWHVVSAADYGVPQKRRRLIIVGMREGSFWFPKPSHGPDTDQPHVASGTVIDKESPLGDPPDCPVIYAKYPDPRRSPYAGQVYNGGGRPIDLTAPCHTILASAGGYKTHWVDTLDIAPDYSAHLMAGGKPREGEVPGARRMTLKESALIQTFPADMWFAGSRSSQYTQVGDAVPPVLGEALGNALRIQLEGKTACPDTHYQPAAALPLLAAA encoded by the coding sequence ATGAAGGCTCTCGACTTATTCTCTGGTCCGGGCGGACTGTCGATCGGAATGAAGCGTGCTGGGATCGAACCGGTCGCGTGCGTCGAAAAGCGTAAAGATGCCGTCGAAACTTATGATGCGCACACGCCGGATGCCGAACACTATCAGAACGATATTCGCAGCGTTTCGTTTGAGAAATATCGGGGCGTGGTTGACGTAATTTATGGCGGTCCACCTTGTCAGCCGTTTTCGACCGGCGGGCTTCGTCGTGGCACCGCAGATGCACGCAATATGTTCCCTGAATTCATGCGGGCGCTAGACGAAGCGCGGCCCGCAGCATTCTTATGCGAAAACGTGCCCGGCTTGGCGACACGAAGTCGCGTCAAGTATCTTGCCGAGTTACTTCAGGACTTCGAAGCGAAGGGCTACAACATATCATGGCATGTCGTTTCGGCGGCTGACTATGGCGTGCCTCAAAAACGCCGCCGCCTCATTATCGTGGGCATGCGCGAAGGATCGTTTTGGTTTCCCAAGCCCAGTCATGGGCCGGATACAGATCAACCGCACGTCGCGTCGGGAACGGTGATCGACAAAGAAAGTCCGCTAGGCGACCCGCCTGATTGCCCGGTGATCTACGCCAAATACCCGGACCCGCGCCGAAGCCCCTATGCTGGGCAAGTCTATAATGGCGGCGGGCGTCCGATCGACCTTACTGCGCCGTGTCATACGATCTTGGCTTCAGCGGGAGGCTACAAGACGCATTGGGTCGATACTTTGGACATTGCGCCTGACTATTCCGCGCACCTAATGGCAGGGGGAAAGCCGCGCGAAGGGGAAGTGCCCGGCGCACGTCGTATGACGCTGAAGGAATCAGCCCTTATCCAAACATTCCCGGCTGATATGTGGTTCGCTGGCTCGCGATCGTCGCAATACACTCAAGTCGGGGACGCAGTTCCGCCCGTTCTCGGCGAAGCACTTGGCAACGCACTACGCATTCAACTCGAAGGCAAGACAGCGTGCCCTGACACGCACTATCAGCCCGCA